The proteins below come from a single Esox lucius isolate fEsoLuc1 chromosome 7, fEsoLuc1.pri, whole genome shotgun sequence genomic window:
- the LOC105011049 gene encoding aquaporin-11 isoform X1, producing the protein MRMTDLGISLALLALIVLICEATRKLISHLFSRKDYGIYLMEIVSTYQLCACTHELKVLGEVGRIEPQIGLTMTYIITVVHILTFHGAFCNPNAALESVYRKNITGISAIARIGCMFIGGKAAYLIAPHIWFIGLSDHHLRHARFGFKCFSPINGSLLEAAGVEIACTFAVQATVMHLHKVNKRFHAHVIATVITALVFSGGHISGAVFNPVLAFSVQFPCSGHTFLEYSLVYWLGPVTGMAMCILLFDKVIPFVFGKSTTGLGFPVQKKIQ; encoded by the exons ATGAGAATGACGGATTTGGGAATTTCACTGGCGCTACTGGCGTTGATTGTGCTTATATGCGAGGCGACGCGCAAACTGATCTCGCACCTTTTCTCCCGCAAGGATTATGGGATTTACCTGATGGAAATTGTATCCACATACCAGCTTTGCGCATGTACACACGAACTCAAAGTACTTGGCGAAGTGGGTCGAATAGAACCACAAATAGGACTCACAATGACTTACATCATCACGGTGGTCCACATACTAACTTTTCACGGGGCATTTTGCAACCCAAATGCTGCTCTCGAGAGTGTTTACCGTAAAAATATCACAGGCATAAGCGCTATAGCGCGGATAGGCTGTATGTTTATAGGAGGAAAAGCTGCGTATCTCATCGCACCCCACATCTGGTTCATTGGTCTGTCTGACCACCATCTCAGGCACGCAAGGTTCGGATTTAAATGCTTTAGTCCCATCAATGGGTCTCTGTTGGAGGCTGCTGGTGTAGAGATTGCGTGTACTTTCGCTGTCCAAGCCACGGTCATGCACCTTCATAAAGTAAACAAGAGATTCCATGCCCATGTCATCGCCACTGTCATTACAGCGCTGGTATTCTCAG GGGGTCATATTTCAGGGGCTGTTTTCAACCCAGTCTTGGCGTTCTCGGTTCAGTTTCCCTGCAGTGGACACACCTTCCTGGAATACTCTTTGGTTTACTGGCTTGGGCCAGTTACAG GCATGGCAATGTGCATCCTGCTCTTTGACAAAGTCATCCCATTTGTGTTTGGGAAAAGCACAACAGGACTTGGCTTCCCTGTCCAGAAGAAGATACAgtaa
- the LOC105011049 gene encoding aquaporin-11 isoform X2, whose protein sequence is MRMTDLGISLALLALIVLICEATRKLISHLFSRKDYGIYLMEIVSTYQLCACTHELKVLGEVGRIEPQIGLTMTYIITVVHILTFHGAFCNPNAALESVYRKNITGISAIARIGCMFIGGKAAYLIAPHIWFIGLSDHHLRHARFGFKCFSPINGSLLEAAGVEIACTFAVQATVMHLHKVNKRFHAHVIATVITALVFSGMAMCILLFDKVIPFVFGKSTTGLGFPVQKKIQ, encoded by the exons ATGAGAATGACGGATTTGGGAATTTCACTGGCGCTACTGGCGTTGATTGTGCTTATATGCGAGGCGACGCGCAAACTGATCTCGCACCTTTTCTCCCGCAAGGATTATGGGATTTACCTGATGGAAATTGTATCCACATACCAGCTTTGCGCATGTACACACGAACTCAAAGTACTTGGCGAAGTGGGTCGAATAGAACCACAAATAGGACTCACAATGACTTACATCATCACGGTGGTCCACATACTAACTTTTCACGGGGCATTTTGCAACCCAAATGCTGCTCTCGAGAGTGTTTACCGTAAAAATATCACAGGCATAAGCGCTATAGCGCGGATAGGCTGTATGTTTATAGGAGGAAAAGCTGCGTATCTCATCGCACCCCACATCTGGTTCATTGGTCTGTCTGACCACCATCTCAGGCACGCAAGGTTCGGATTTAAATGCTTTAGTCCCATCAATGGGTCTCTGTTGGAGGCTGCTGGTGTAGAGATTGCGTGTACTTTCGCTGTCCAAGCCACGGTCATGCACCTTCATAAAGTAAACAAGAGATTCCATGCCCATGTCATCGCCACTGTCATTACAGCGCTGGTATTCTCAG GCATGGCAATGTGCATCCTGCTCTTTGACAAAGTCATCCCATTTGTGTTTGGGAAAAGCACAACAGGACTTGGCTTCCCTGTCCAGAAGAAGATACAgtaa
- the LOC105011048 gene encoding methylosome subunit pICln, with product MVSLKNVSPPSDGIRHEQAEITAVWNGEGLGPGHLYVAEARVSWFDGSGMGFSLEYPSISLHAISRDLTAYPKEHLYVMVNSKFNDNCEDDVEEEDEESDDDDDDDCNADSISPFTEIRFVPSDKASLESIFSAMSECQALHPDPEDSDSDFDEDEYDVEEAEQGQIDLPTFSNFEEGLSQLTVEGQATLGRLEGMLADSVAQQHQCITRSKPEDTTEGCCIARGNTESGALGVSGPFEDAEVDH from the exons ATGGTCTCTCTGAAAAACGTTTCTCCTCCAAGTGATGGAATACGGCACGAGCAAGCTGAAATCACGGCTGTTTGGAATGGCGAGGGGCTTGGACCAGGTCATCTGTATGTAGCAGAAGC ACGTGTATCATGGTTCGATGGATCTGGAATGGGGTTTTCTCTGGAATACCCATCAATCAGCCTTCATGCCATCTCACGCGATCTCACAGCATACCCAAAAGAGCACCTATATGTTATGGTTAATTCCAAATTCAATG ATAACTGTGAGGACGAtgtggaggaagaagatgaagaaagtgatgatgatgatgatgacgactgTAACGCTGATTCTATAAGTCCTTTTACAGAGATCCGCTTCGTGCCCAGTGACAAGGCCTCCT TGGAGTCCATCTTCTCAGCCATGTCTGAATGCCAGGCCCTGCACCCTGACCCCGAAGACTCGGACTCTGACTTTGACGAAGATGAGTATGATGTTGAAGAAGCTG AACAGGGTCAAATCGACCTGCCGACGTTCTCTAACTTTGAGGAGGGTCTATCCCAGCTCACTGTGGAGGGCCAGGCCACTCTGGGAAGACTGGAGGGGATGCTGGCTGATTCTGTAGCCCAGCAACATCAGTGCATCACCAGGTCCAAGCCTGAGGATACCACAGAAGGATGCTGCATTG cTAGAGGGAACACTGAGTCTGGAGCACTGGGTGTTTCCGGGCCGTTTGAAGACGCAGAAGTCGACCATTG A